Proteins encoded in a region of the Streptomyces violaceoruber genome:
- the pntB gene encoding Re/Si-specific NAD(P)(+) transhydrogenase subunit beta — protein MTSMTASRAADLVAALLFVLSLAGLSQHRTSRAGVVYGIAGMALALAATVVVSARSVSAGPVALILLATVIGAAVGLWRARRVEMTQMPELIAVLHSFVGLAAVLVGWNSYLEVEAHGSRGRIAADLIGIHHAEVFIGVFIGAVTFTGSVVAYLKLSARIKSRPLTLPGKNALNLGALALFAVLTVWFTVSPGLPLMVAVTVLALALGWHLVASIGGGDMPVVVSMLNSYSGWAAAAAGFLLDNNLLIVTGALVGSSGAYLSYIMCQAMNRSFLSVIAGGFGIEAPPGGAQEQGEHREVRAPEAAELLARARSVVITPGYGMAVAQAQHPVAELTRRLRERGVEVRFGVHSVAGRLPGHMNVLLAEAKVPYDVVLEMDEINDDFADTSVVLVIGANDTVNPSATDDPASPIAGMPVLRVWEAEQVVVFKRSMASGYAGVQNPLFFRDNTSMLFGDAKQSVEAILEALGSGTGRDPRDAARGATPVR, from the coding sequence ATGACGTCCATGACCGCCTCCCGCGCCGCCGACCTGGTGGCGGCCCTGCTGTTCGTCCTGAGCCTCGCCGGTCTGTCCCAGCACCGGACGTCACGCGCCGGTGTCGTGTACGGCATCGCGGGGATGGCCCTCGCCCTCGCGGCCACCGTCGTGGTCTCGGCGCGGAGCGTGTCCGCCGGGCCCGTCGCGCTGATCCTGCTCGCCACGGTGATCGGCGCCGCGGTCGGCCTGTGGCGGGCGCGCCGCGTGGAGATGACGCAGATGCCCGAGCTGATCGCGGTGCTGCACAGCTTCGTCGGTCTGGCGGCCGTCCTGGTCGGCTGGAACAGCTATCTCGAGGTCGAGGCGCACGGCTCGCGGGGCCGGATCGCCGCCGACCTGATCGGCATCCACCACGCCGAGGTGTTCATCGGCGTCTTCATCGGCGCGGTCACCTTCACCGGGTCGGTGGTCGCCTACCTGAAGCTGTCCGCGCGGATCAAGTCCCGGCCGCTGACGCTGCCCGGCAAGAACGCCCTCAATCTGGGTGCGCTGGCCCTGTTCGCGGTGCTGACCGTCTGGTTCACCGTCAGCCCGGGCCTGCCCCTGATGGTGGCGGTCACGGTCCTGGCGCTCGCCCTGGGGTGGCATCTGGTGGCCTCCATCGGCGGCGGCGACATGCCCGTCGTCGTCTCGATGCTCAACAGCTACTCCGGCTGGGCCGCGGCGGCGGCCGGCTTCCTGCTCGACAACAACCTGCTCATCGTCACCGGTGCGCTGGTCGGCTCCTCGGGTGCGTATCTGAGCTACATCATGTGCCAGGCGATGAACCGTTCCTTCCTCTCCGTCATCGCGGGCGGCTTCGGCATCGAGGCTCCTCCCGGGGGTGCGCAGGAGCAGGGCGAGCACCGTGAGGTACGGGCGCCCGAGGCGGCGGAACTGCTCGCGCGGGCACGGTCCGTGGTGATCACCCCCGGTTACGGCATGGCCGTGGCGCAGGCCCAGCACCCGGTCGCGGAGCTGACCCGGCGGCTGCGCGAGCGCGGCGTCGAGGTGCGCTTCGGCGTCCACTCCGTCGCGGGGCGGCTGCCCGGGCACATGAACGTGCTGCTGGCCGAGGCCAAGGTGCCCTACGACGTCGTTCTGGAGATGGACGAGATCAACGACGACTTCGCGGACACCTCGGTCGTGCTGGTCATCGGCGCGAACGACACGGTCAATCCCTCGGCGACCGATGATCCCGCCAGTCCGATCGCGGGTATGCCCGTGCTGCGGGTCTGGGAGGCGGAGCAGGTCGTCGTGTTCAAGCGCTCGATGGCCTCCGGCTACGCGGGCGTGCAGAACCCGCTCTTCTTCCGGGACAACACCAGCATGCTCTTCGGCGACGCCAAGCAGAGCGTCGAGGCGATCCTGGAGGCCCTCGGGTCCGGGACCGGACGAGACCCCCGGGACGCCGCACGGGGGGCGACGCCGGTGCGGTGA
- a CDS encoding nuclear transport factor 2 family protein yields the protein MPAAASTNTRSVVEDLLRRIGTGDPEHIAALYADQGDWRLDWPEAEHGRPATPWIRHRSTRADAAAHYRELAEHHLPQQADTEVERILVDGNDAVVLGEIRQTARSTGRAYRARFALHLTVENGLVTRHHVYEDSLAVAQAFETDRA from the coding sequence ATGCCCGCGGCCGCATCGACGAACACCCGCTCCGTGGTCGAAGACCTGCTGCGCAGGATCGGCACGGGCGACCCCGAGCACATCGCCGCGCTGTACGCCGACCAGGGCGACTGGAGGCTCGACTGGCCGGAGGCCGAGCACGGTCGTCCGGCCACGCCGTGGATCCGTCACCGGTCCACCCGGGCGGACGCGGCGGCCCACTACCGGGAGCTTGCCGAGCACCACCTGCCGCAGCAGGCGGACACCGAGGTGGAACGCATCCTCGTCGACGGGAACGACGCGGTCGTGCTCGGCGAGATCCGCCAGACCGCGCGCTCCACCGGACGCGCGTACCGCGCCCGGTTCGCCCTCCACCTGACGGTCGAGAACGGCCTCGTCACCCGCCACCACGTGTACGAGGACAGCCTCGCCGTCGCGCAGGCCTTCGAAACGGACCGCGCGTGA
- a CDS encoding DUF488 domain-containing protein — protein sequence MTARVGYRRIYESATPQDGKRVLVDRLWPRGVSKEKAGLDAWLRDVAPSADLRRWYHHDPRRYDEFRRRYFAELEDSDHEAALERLRDLAARAKVTLLTATKDVDHSEAAALAEWLDGS from the coding sequence ATGACGGCACGGGTCGGATACCGCAGAATCTACGAAAGTGCCACGCCCCAGGACGGCAAGCGCGTGCTCGTCGACCGGCTGTGGCCCCGCGGTGTGAGCAAGGAGAAGGCCGGTCTGGACGCCTGGCTGCGCGACGTCGCACCGTCGGCCGATCTGCGGCGCTGGTACCACCACGATCCACGGCGCTACGACGAGTTCCGGCGCCGCTACTTCGCCGAACTGGAGGATTCCGACCACGAGGCCGCGCTGGAGCGCCTGCGCGACCTGGCGGCCCGGGCCAAGGTGACCCTGCTGACGGCCACCAAGGACGTGGACCACAGCGAGGCGGCCGCGCTCGCCGAGTGGCTGGACGGGTCCTGA
- a CDS encoding STAS domain-containing protein, with translation MSEQGVAGPYGQVGCHVANGWTVVRAADEIDIAFAPLVRAEVGRRLAEGHRHFVLDLCDTPFIDSMGLGMIVAVTKLIRTHHGSLRIACPDRRLLHVFALGGLGAVYSFHDSVDKAVAQPPGAEGLAGWPYARD, from the coding sequence GTGAGTGAGCAGGGCGTCGCAGGGCCGTACGGGCAGGTCGGCTGTCATGTGGCGAACGGCTGGACGGTCGTCCGGGCGGCCGACGAGATCGACATCGCCTTCGCGCCGCTCGTCCGGGCCGAGGTGGGCCGGCGTCTCGCCGAGGGTCACCGGCACTTCGTACTGGACCTGTGCGACACGCCCTTCATCGACTCCATGGGCCTCGGCATGATCGTGGCCGTGACCAAGCTCATCCGGACCCATCACGGGTCGTTGCGGATCGCCTGTCCGGACCGGCGCCTCCTGCACGTCTTCGCGCTCGGCGGCCTGGGCGCGGTCTACTCCTTCCACGACTCCGTGGACAAGGCCGTCGCGCAGCCTCCCGGGGCCGAGGGACTGGCCGGCTGGCCGTACGCGCGCGACTGA
- a CDS encoding IclR family transcriptional regulator encodes MSGQEGPTLISSVQRAFRLMEAVGAHESGVPAKQLARETGLALGTTYHLLRTMVHDGYVRKLEDGTFVLGERLGALHAGSRDQTALSRVRPTLTELRDDLSAAAYLTLYEEGEIRVAEIVDGPKAPRVDLWVGFEDAGHATALGKSVLRELDAEARADYLSRHALNDLTPRTITYRAQLLRSLDAAPRGPAVTDLEEYRLGTACVAVPVRRGDTIGSLGISVDINRTACLDDAVTTLLATAERVSRGLSLTI; translated from the coding sequence GTGAGCGGTCAGGAGGGCCCCACGCTCATCTCCTCGGTGCAGCGAGCCTTTCGCCTGATGGAAGCGGTGGGCGCCCACGAGAGCGGCGTACCGGCCAAGCAGCTGGCGCGCGAGACGGGTCTGGCCCTGGGGACCACCTACCACCTGCTGCGCACCATGGTCCACGACGGTTATGTGCGCAAACTCGAGGACGGCACGTTCGTCCTGGGGGAGAGGCTGGGCGCGCTGCACGCGGGAAGCCGCGACCAGACGGCGCTCAGCAGGGTCCGCCCCACGCTCACCGAGCTGCGGGACGACCTGTCGGCCGCGGCGTACCTGACCCTCTACGAGGAGGGCGAGATCAGGGTCGCGGAGATCGTGGACGGCCCGAAGGCCCCCCGGGTGGATCTCTGGGTCGGCTTCGAGGACGCGGGACACGCCACGGCGCTCGGCAAGAGCGTGCTGCGCGAGCTGGACGCCGAGGCCCGCGCCGACTACCTCTCCCGCCACGCGCTGAACGATCTCACCCCGCGCACCATCACCTACCGCGCCCAGCTGCTGCGGAGCCTCGACGCCGCCCCACGCGGCCCGGCCGTGACCGACCTGGAGGAGTACCGTCTGGGCACCGCCTGCGTCGCGGTCCCCGTCCGCCGGGGCGACACCATCGGATCCCTCGGCATCTCCGTGGACATCAACCGCACGGCCTGCCTCGACGACGCCGTGACGACGCTGCTCGCCACCGCGGAACGGGTGTCCCGGGGGCTCTCGCTCACCATCTGA
- a CDS encoding SAM-dependent methyltransferase produces MSSTQGARSLDTSRPHSARMYDFYLGGKDHFPVDKQAAEAVAEAYPGIFTCARENRAFMHRATRVLAQEHGIRQWLDIGTGIPTEPNVHQVAQSVVPDARVVYADNDPLVLKYAERLMRSTPQGRTTYIEADVNDPDALLNAPELAEVLDLSRPVALSLNALMHFITDARDPYGIVDRLMAALPAGSALALSHCTPDFDPPTWEKVTDIYTGGGTPVQFRSQQDVARFFDGLDLLTPGVTVGHRWRPDLPAGPDAPTDAQVSLWAGVGIKA; encoded by the coding sequence ATGAGCAGCACCCAGGGCGCGCGGAGCCTGGACACCAGCAGGCCGCACTCGGCCCGCATGTACGACTTCTACCTCGGCGGCAAGGACCACTTCCCGGTCGACAAGCAGGCGGCCGAAGCGGTCGCCGAGGCCTACCCGGGCATCTTCACCTGTGCCCGCGAGAACCGTGCCTTCATGCACCGTGCCACTCGGGTACTGGCACAGGAGCACGGCATCCGGCAGTGGCTGGACATCGGCACGGGCATCCCCACCGAGCCGAACGTGCACCAGGTGGCACAGTCCGTGGTCCCCGACGCCCGGGTGGTCTACGCCGACAACGACCCGCTCGTCCTGAAGTACGCCGAGCGCCTCATGCGCAGCACCCCGCAGGGCCGCACCACCTACATCGAGGCCGACGTCAACGACCCCGACGCCCTGCTGAACGCGCCCGAACTGGCCGAGGTGCTGGACCTGTCCCGGCCGGTCGCCCTGTCGCTGAACGCGCTGATGCACTTCATCACCGACGCCCGCGACCCGTACGGCATCGTCGACCGGCTGATGGCGGCCCTTCCGGCGGGCAGCGCGCTCGCGCTGAGCCACTGCACGCCCGACTTCGACCCGCCCACCTGGGAGAAGGTCACCGACATCTACACCGGCGGGGGCACGCCGGTGCAGTTCCGTTCGCAGCAGGACGTCGCCCGCTTCTTCGACGGGCTCGACCTCCTCACCCCCGGCGTCACCGTCGGTCACCGCTGGCGACCGGACCTCCCCGCCGGTCCCGACGCCCCCACCGACGCCCAGGTCAGCCTGTGGGCCGGGGTCGGCATCAAGGCGTAG
- a CDS encoding DUF397 domain-containing protein, whose amino-acid sequence MSTTDVPVYNGMPARDLGESGWERPWSGPNGGQCVETKQLADGRIAVRQSTDPAGPALIYTREEIGAFVRGVKQGMADHLTAGRRRGTE is encoded by the coding sequence ATGAGCACCACCGACGTCCCCGTCTACAACGGGATGCCCGCCCGCGACCTCGGCGAAAGCGGCTGGGAGCGCCCGTGGAGCGGTCCCAACGGCGGCCAGTGCGTGGAGACCAAGCAACTCGCCGACGGACGCATCGCCGTGCGTCAGTCGACGGACCCGGCCGGCCCCGCACTCATCTACACGCGCGAGGAGATCGGCGCGTTCGTCCGAGGAGTCAAGCAGGGCATGGCCGACCATCTGACGGCCGGCCGCAGGAGGGGAACGGAATGA
- a CDS encoding helix-turn-helix domain-containing protein, protein MSEARSGAGTSAPTVLRMILGRRLHDMRQSAGASLADAARALRVTPLTIRRLEKAEVALKPLYVEKLLQTYGTGQQEIDEFVALAEQANKPGWWHAYRDVLPNWFTAYVSLETGAGTLRTYEPHYVTGLLQTPAYARGVLGGGFPNGSDEELERRVGLRLRRQSLLERENAPTLWVVMEEAVLHRVVGGPDVMREQIDRLLEASELEHVSIDILPFAVGAHVGACAPFTYFRFEEPELPDVVYSEILSASMYLDERADVVAHLEAHNRMSLLTSTRASKALLNRMRKEYS, encoded by the coding sequence GTGAGTGAAGCTCGGTCCGGCGCGGGCACCAGCGCCCCGACGGTGCTGCGCATGATCCTGGGGCGCCGGCTCCATGACATGAGGCAGAGCGCGGGTGCCTCACTGGCCGACGCCGCCAGGGCACTCCGGGTGACGCCCCTGACGATCCGCCGGCTGGAGAAGGCCGAAGTCGCCCTCAAACCCCTGTACGTCGAGAAGCTCCTGCAGACCTACGGCACCGGACAGCAGGAGATCGACGAGTTCGTCGCGCTCGCCGAGCAGGCCAACAAACCGGGCTGGTGGCACGCCTACCGCGACGTGCTGCCCAACTGGTTCACCGCGTACGTCAGTCTGGAGACCGGCGCCGGCACGCTGCGCACCTACGAACCCCACTACGTCACAGGGCTGCTCCAGACCCCCGCCTACGCCCGCGGCGTCCTGGGCGGAGGCTTTCCGAACGGCTCCGACGAGGAGCTGGAGCGCCGCGTCGGCCTGCGGCTGCGCCGGCAGAGCCTGCTGGAGCGGGAGAACGCGCCCACCCTCTGGGTGGTCATGGAGGAAGCGGTCCTGCACCGGGTCGTCGGCGGTCCGGACGTGATGCGCGAGCAGATCGACCGGTTGCTGGAGGCGTCCGAGCTGGAGCACGTCAGCATCGACATCCTTCCCTTCGCCGTCGGCGCCCACGTCGGGGCCTGCGCCCCCTTCACCTACTTCCGGTTCGAGGAACCGGAGCTGCCCGACGTGGTCTACAGCGAGATCCTCTCCGCGTCGATGTACCTGGACGAACGGGCCGACGTCGTCGCGCACCTGGAGGCGCACAACAGGATGTCGCTGCTCACCTCCACCCGGGCCAGCAAGGCACTCCTGAACCGCATGCGCAAGGAGTACTCATGA
- a CDS encoding ATP-binding protein gives MQAELVGEHSGGREHRARPHWKAITVTPHTSPSPGLLPPARPDLEHWFDLPSLRISVRTARDTVRRQLRTWRLPGDVCTDAVLLVSELATNAVLHSGGDRMLCGLSLTSHEQLRIEMHDDGRTSAGPAGCGSGPRDESGRGLLIVQQLADSWGTARSDRTRGTTVWAVLRVGL, from the coding sequence TTGCAGGCTGAACTCGTCGGCGAGCATAGTGGCGGTCGTGAGCATCGCGCCCGTCCTCACTGGAAGGCGATCACCGTGACCCCCCACACGAGCCCTTCACCCGGACTGTTACCACCGGCGCGCCCCGACCTGGAACACTGGTTCGACCTTCCCTCGCTCCGCATCAGCGTGCGGACGGCGCGCGACACGGTCCGCCGGCAGCTTCGCACCTGGCGGCTTCCCGGCGACGTGTGCACCGACGCGGTACTGCTCGTCTCGGAGCTGGCGACCAACGCCGTGCTCCACTCGGGCGGCGACCGCATGCTGTGCGGCCTGTCGCTGACCTCGCACGAGCAGCTGCGGATCGAGATGCACGACGACGGGCGGACCTCGGCCGGCCCGGCCGGTTGCGGCTCCGGCCCGCGGGACGAGAGCGGCCGGGGGCTGTTGATCGTGCAGCAGTTGGCCGACTCGTGGGGGACGGCCCGTTCCGACCGCACCAGGGGCACCACCGTCTGGGCGGTTCTGCGGGTCGGCCTCTGA